CATGTCGCACGAAATAAAAAGTTTTCAAGGATTCGGCTTTCTTAAAATTTGGGAAAGCTTATGCTTGATGCCTTTAAAGCCAAGAAAATCAAACTTTATGTATAAACTTGTTCTCATTCGACACGGGGAAAGCACCTGGAATAAGGAAAACCGGTTCACCGGTTGGACCGATGTGGATCTTTCCGAAAAAGGAATGGCCGAAGCCCGGAAGGGCGGCGTCCAGCTCAAAAAAGACGGCTATGTGTTTGATATCGCCTATGTTTCAGTCCTCAAGCGCGCAATCAAAACGCTAAACCTGGTCCTGGACGAGATGGATCTGCTCTGGATTCCGGTCCAGAAATCCTGGCGCCTGAACGAGCGCCATTACGGCGCGTTGCAGGGTCTCGACAAGTCGGAAACCGCCGCCAAGCACGGCGAACAGCAGGTCAAAATCTGGCGCCGGGCCTACGACATCGCGCCGCCTCCGCTGGAAAAAACCGATCCGCGCTATCCCGGCAAGGACCCCCGCTACAAAGACTTGAGCGAAAAGGAACTGCCGTTGACCGAATGCCTGAAGGACACCGTGGACCGGTTTTTGCCGTTCTGGCATGAGACGCTGGCCCCGGCCGTCAAGTCGGGCAAGCGGGTGCTCGTGGCCGCGCACGGCAACAGCCTGCGCGCATTGGTGAAGTACCTCGACAACATTTCCGACCAGGACATCCTGGAATTGAACATTCCGACTGGCATGCCGCTGGTGTATGAACTCGATGCCAACCTGAAGCCCATCAAACATTATTATGTGGGCGACCCGGAAGAAGTGGCGAAAGCCATGGCGGCAGTCGCAGCCCAAGGGAAAGCGAAATAGCTTATCAGGCAGGATTTAACGCCCTAGTGGTCTATGCGCCGTCAAGGTTCGCCAATGCGGACCCTGACAAAGCGCTTGTCGGTGTTTGCAACACCGTCCGTAATCGTCACACGCTCAAAATGGTTGCCGGCCAGGAACAGAGCATAGTGAAATATCATAGACTTTTCACATTCTGAAAAGTCCACTTGCGCTAACTCCGTCAAAGTCAAGAAGCCTGCTCGCGATGACTATCGGAGTTCACTCGCGACGG
The Candidatus Methylacidiphilales bacterium DNA segment above includes these coding regions:
- the gpmA gene encoding 2,3-diphosphoglycerate-dependent phosphoglycerate mutase produces the protein MYKLVLIRHGESTWNKENRFTGWTDVDLSEKGMAEARKGGVQLKKDGYVFDIAYVSVLKRAIKTLNLVLDEMDLLWIPVQKSWRLNERHYGALQGLDKSETAAKHGEQQVKIWRRAYDIAPPPLEKTDPRYPGKDPRYKDLSEKELPLTECLKDTVDRFLPFWHETLAPAVKSGKRVLVAAHGNSLRALVKYLDNISDQDILELNIPTGMPLVYELDANLKPIKHYYVGDPEEVAKAMAAVAAQGKAK